ACCCGTTCGATCCCGTGGACATGCGCGGCAAGAACGTCGTGGTGGTGGGCATGGGCAACTCGGCCATGGACATCGCCTCCGAGCTCGCCCAGCGCCCGATCGCCAGGAATCTGTGGGTCTCGGCCCGCCGGGGCGTCTGGGTGCTGCCGAAGTACATGAACGGCAAGCCCGCCGATAAGGCCAGCGCCCCGGCCTGGATCCCGCGCAAGCTGGGCCTGGCCATGGCGCGCGGGGTGATCAAGAAGGCCCTGGGGCGGATGGAGGACTACGGCCTGCCCAAGCCCGATCACGAGCCCCTGGAAGCCCATCCTTCCGTAAGCGGCGAGTTCCTGACCCGGGCCGGCTGCGGCGACATCAAGTTCAAGCCCGCCATCCAGCGCCTGGAAGGCAGGCAGGTGCGGTTCGCCGACGGCAGCGTGGAGGATGTGGACGCCATCGTCTTCGCCACCGGCTATGACATGCGCTTTCCGTTCTTCGAGGATCCGGACCTGGTTCCGGACGCCGATCACCGGCTGCCGCTGTTCAAGCGGATGATGAAGCCAGATGTCCCGAACCTGTTCTACATGGCGCTCGCCCAGCCCCTGCCCACCCTGGTGAACTTCGCCGAGCAGCAGGCCAAGCTGGCGGCGGCCTACCTGGCTGGGCGCTATCGTCCGCCCTCCCCCGATGAGATGCGCCGGGTCACGGCCCAGGACGAGCAACGCCACCTGGGCCAGTACTATCCGTCAAAGCGCCATACCATCCAGGTCGACTTCAACGCCTATGTGGCCGACCTGAAGCGGGAAATCGCCAAGGGCGAGAAGCGCGCCAAGGCTGCGGGTTACACCCTGCCCGTGCCGGCGCGCGCCGAACCGGCCCTCGCCGGCTAGTCGGGAAGGACCAGCTGGCCGCTGGCCACGCGCCGCAGGGTGTCGACGAAGAAACGCGGCTCCAGTTCCGTGATCCGGGCCTCCAGGCTGTCGACGGTTTCGTCGGGCGCCAGGGGAACGGCGCGGGCGGCGATCAACGGGCCGTTGTCATAGATCTCGTCGACCAGGTGGATGGTGACGCCGCTCTGCGCCGCGCCGGCGGCGATCACCGCCTCATGCACTCGGCGGCCATACATCCCCTCCCCGCCGAAGCGCGGCAGCGGGCCGGGATGAATGTTCAGGACCCGGTTGCGATAGGCGCCTAGCGTGCGCGGGCCCAGCCGGCGCAGATAACCCGACAGCACCACCAGCTCGACCCCGGCCGCCTGCAGCGCCGCGCAAAGCTGCGCGTCCGCAGCGTCCGGATCGGTTTGAGTGGTGATGACCTGCGTCGGGACGCCGTGCGCCCGGGCGAACTCCAGGGCTTGGGCCGCGCGGTTGTTGCTGACCGCCAGGCGCGCCTCGCCGGCCAGGGTCCCGGCCTCGATGGCGGCCACGATTGCCCTCAGACTAGAGCCGTTTCTCGACGCCAAGAATCCCAGCCTAAGTGGCGTATTTATCATCGATAATGGCCGTTCAGTTCATGTTCGAACCTCAGGCCGTCGAAGGCGGGCTCGACCCCTGGCGGGAGCTGCGCGGCCAGGGCGGCGTAGTCGAGATCGATATGCATGTTGGTGAGGATCGCCCGGCGCGGCCTCAGCCGCTCGATCCACTCCAGAGTCCGCTCGACGTGGGCGTGGGTCGGGTGCGGCCGCCAGCGCAGGGCGTCGACGATCCAGACGTCGAGACCGGCCAGCGCCTCGAGCGCCGCTCCGTCCAGATCGACCACGTCGCTGGAATAGGCCACGTCGCCAAAGCGGTAGCCCACAGACCTCACCGCGCCGTGGTCCTGGTCGAAGGTCACGACCGGAATGGCGCCCGACGGCCCGTGAACCGCCCATGCCTCACCGTGATGCGGGATCTCGTGTAGCTCGGCGATGGCCTGATAGGCCGCCTCCCCCTCGAAGATGTAGCCGAACCGCCGCCGCATGCTGGCGGCCGTGGGCGCGTCCACGTGGCAGGCGATCCGCGCCCGCTGACGGATGGCGAAGGCGCGGACGTCGTCGATGCCGTGGGTCTGGTCGGCGTGGTCGTGAGTCAGGAGCACGCCGTCGAGGCGCTTGGCCCCCGCATCTGAGGTCTGCCACACCAGATCGGGCGAGGTGTCGACAACCAGGGTGGTCTCATCCTCGGCCCGCTCCCCCCTGCGCCGGACCAGCAGCGAGCAGCGGCGGCGGCGGTTCCGCGGGTCGGCCGGATCGCAGGCGCCCCAGTCGCCGTCGGCGCGGGGGACCCCGCCCGAGGAGCCGCAGCCCATGATGGTGAACTCAAGAGTGCCGCTCATGGCCGCGGAATCCGGTCGAACAGGTCGAAGAAGGCGTCCTCGGTGCGGCGCTCGGCCGCCTCCGGCGTCCAGCCGCGGATCTCAGCCAGCTTGTGAACGATGGGCGCCAGATAGGCCGGCTCGTTGCGCCGGCCGCGATGCGGGACCGGGGCCAGATAGGGGCAGTCGGTCTCCACGATGATCCTGTCGGCCGGCATGTCGGCGATGATTTCGCGGACGTCCTCGGCTGCCTTGAACGTGGCGATGCCGGAGACCGAAAACCAGGCCCCGATCGCCGCCATCCGCGCCGCCAGTTCCGCCCCGGAGGTGTAGCAGTGCATCAGGAGCCTGAACGGCGCGCGGCCATACGCCTCTTCCAGCATGTCGCCCATGACCGCGTCGGCCTCGCGGGTGTGGACCACCAGCGGCAGGCCGGTCTCTCGGGCCGCGGCGATGTGCTGGCGGAATACGTCGGCCTGGATCTCGCGCGGGCTGAGGTCGTAGTGAAAATCCAGCCCCGTCTCGCCGATCCCCACCACGCGCGGGTCGGCCGCGAGGGCCACCAGCTGGGCCGTGGTCAGGTCAGTATGGTCCTTGGCCTCATGCGGATGCGCCCCCACGGTGCACCAGATGTCGGGCTGGTCGGCCAGCGCCCGCACCTTGGGAAAGTTGGGGATCTTGTCGCAGATATTGACCATCAGCCCGATCCCGGCGGCCCGGGCGCGGGCGATCACCGCCTCGCGATCCTCGTCGAATTGCGGCGCGTGGAGATTGACGTGGCTGTCGATCAGCATGGGGTCTCAGGCGCGGGCGGCGTCGCGCAGTTCGGTTAGGGCGGAGAAGAAGGCGTCCGCGCGGTCGAGATTGACCGCCTCCACCTCGCGCGGAAGGCGCTGCAGCGTCTCCCACGCCGCGGCCCAGCGATCAAGGCCGCCGAAGCCCTCGGCCGCCTGGCGCCGCAATTGGCCGTGCACCCGCTCGGCCAGGCGCTCAATCAGCAGGGCGAACTGCTGGGCCCCCTCCCCGCCGCGGAACCGGTCGGCGAGCGCGAGCGCCATGCCCTCGTCGACCTTGGGCAGGTTGAGCAGGATCTCGCGCGCCGCGTCATCAATGGCCACCGCGCCCGCCGCATAGAGGGCCACCGCCCGGCCGGGCGCGCCACCCGCCATCCGCGACACCCGGATGGCGTCCTCGGCGTTGGCTTCGGTCCGCGCCTGGACGAAGGACGCCACGTCGGCCTCCGGCAGGGCGTGGAAGGCGAGCCGTCGGCACCGCGAGCGGATGGTGGGCAGCAGCCGCCCGGGCGAATGGGAGACCAGCAACAGGATGCCGCGCGACGGCGGCTCTTCCAGTGTCTTCAGCACGGCGTTGGCGGCGTTGACGTTCAGGTCGTCGGCGGCGTCGATGATCGCCACCCTGTGCGGCGAGGTGGCCGGCGACTTGGAGAAGAACTCCGAGAGCTTGCGCGCTTCGTCGACCGGGATGACTTTGCGCGGCTTGCCGTCTTCGCCGATCCGCTCCAGCACCAGGATATCGGGATGGGAGTGGGCGATGATCTGGCGGCTGACCGGATGGTCGGGCGAGGCGCCGAGGATCCCGTAGCTCGGCTCGGGCGGCGCGCCCAGCAGTCGGCGGGCCGCGCGATAGGCGAAGGTCGCCTTGCCCACCCCTTCCGGCCCGGTCAGCAGCCAGGCGTGGTGCAGTCGACCCCGCTCGCGGGCGTCCTCGAAGGCCGTCTCGGCGATCTCGTGGCCCTGCAGGGTGAAGGTCAGCCGGGGATGGTCCTCAGCCATGGATGGCCAGCCGATCGGCGACCGCCGCCCAGACCTGGGCCTCGACCCCTTCGATGGTGTCGGCCGCGTCGATCAGGGCGCAGCGGTCCGGCTCGGCCGCGGCTATGGCCTGGAAGGCGGCGCGCAGGCGTTCGTGGAAGGCCGCGCCCTTTGACTCGAACCGGGTCTCGGCGTGACCGGCGGCGGCAGCGTGGGTTTCGGCCCGGGCCAGGCCTACGGCCACCGGCAGGTCGAAGATCAGGGTCAGGTCGGGCCGCACGTCGGCGACCACGTGGTTCTCCAACGCTGCGATCAGGCCGGGCGCGACGCCGCCCGCCCCGCCCTGATAGGCCCGGGTGGAGTCGAAGAAGCGGTCGCAGACCACCCAGGCGCCCCGCTCCAAGGCGGGCGCGATGGCGCGCTCAATGTGGTCGCGCCGCGCGGCGTACATCAGCAGGGTCTCGGTGACCGGGCTCCAGCGGTCGGCGGATCCCTTCAGGACCAGGTCGCGGATCGCCTCCGCGCCCGTGGAGCCCCCGGGCTCGCGGGTGGCGACCACATCGTGGCCGGCCACGCGCAGGCGCTCGACCAGGCGCCTGACCTGGGTCGATTTCCCGGCGCCCTCGCCGCCTTCGAAGGTGATGAACCGACCACGTGCCACGCGGCCAAATTGGCCGGTTCGCCGGCTTTGTCCAGCGCCCTAGAAGGGCCGAACGACGCGGGCCTCGGCGAAGCCGTAGGAGGCCACGCGGTCGCGCAGGCTCCAGGCAGCTCCCTCATCGGCCCCGCCCGCCAGCATGACCCGGTAGAGGGTCACCCCGTCGGCCCGCTGCACCGGCTCGATGGTCGCCGGGCCCGCCCCGGCCAGCTGGTCCGCCACCCGCTGGGCGTTGGCGGCCTCCGCGAAGGCTCCGGCCTGGACTCGATAGACGCCCGCGGTGGCAGGGACAGTCTTGACCGGCTGGACCGCGGCGATGGGCGCGAGCGGCGCCGAGGCGACCGCCGTCGGCGTGAGACCGCTGTAGGGGATGGGCGCGGCCGGAAGCGTCGAACTCGGCGGCGGCGAACCGTCGTAGGACGCATGGCGCAGGCCGGCGTCGGGCGGACCGAGTTCGGCCGGGCCGGCATAGCGCACGCGGACATTGGCCGTGCCCTGGCGGTCGAAGCCGAGCTGGCGCGCGGCCTCCCGCGACAGGTCGATCACCCG
This genomic stretch from Phenylobacterium sp. LH3H17 harbors:
- a CDS encoding NAD(P)/FAD-dependent oxidoreductase, translating into MTIQGASQVAEPRLPKACIIGAGCSGFTTAKRLKDFGIPYDCFEISDEVGGNWYYKNPNGMSACYESLHIDTSKWRLAFEDYPVPTDWPDFPHHAQLHQYFKDYVDHFGLRETITFNTAVEKARRTAEGLWSVTLSTGETRTYDALFVCNGHHWSPRIPEYEGEFDGPAFHSHAYFDPFDPVDMRGKNVVVVGMGNSAMDIASELAQRPIARNLWVSARRGVWVLPKYMNGKPADKASAPAWIPRKLGLAMARGVIKKALGRMEDYGLPKPDHEPLEAHPSVSGEFLTRAGCGDIKFKPAIQRLEGRQVRFADGSVEDVDAIVFATGYDMRFPFFEDPDLVPDADHRLPLFKRMMKPDVPNLFYMALAQPLPTLVNFAEQQAKLAAAYLAGRYRPPSPDEMRRVTAQDEQRHLGQYYPSKRHTIQVDFNAYVADLKREIAKGEKRAKAAGYTLPVPARAEPALAG
- a CDS encoding phosphoribosylglycinamide formyltransferase, which encodes MINTPLRLGFLASRNGSSLRAIVAAIEAGTLAGEARLAVSNNRAAQALEFARAHGVPTQVITTQTDPDAADAQLCAALQAAGVELVVLSGYLRRLGPRTLGAYRNRVLNIHPGPLPRFGGEGMYGRRVHEAVIAAGAAQSGVTIHLVDEIYDNGPLIAARAVPLAPDETVDSLEARITELEPRFFVDTLRRVASGQLVLPD
- a CDS encoding MBL fold metallo-hydrolase — protein: MSGTLEFTIMGCGSSGGVPRADGDWGACDPADPRNRRRRCSLLVRRRGERAEDETTLVVDTSPDLVWQTSDAGAKRLDGVLLTHDHADQTHGIDDVRAFAIRQRARIACHVDAPTAASMRRRFGYIFEGEAAYQAIAELHEIPHHGEAWAVHGPSGAIPVVTFDQDHGAVRSVGYRFGDVAYSSDVVDLDGAALEALAGLDVWIVDALRWRPHPTHAHVERTLEWIERLRPRRAILTNMHIDLDYAALAAQLPPGVEPAFDGLRFEHELNGHYR
- a CDS encoding TatD family hydrolase — protein: MLIDSHVNLHAPQFDEDREAVIARARAAGIGLMVNICDKIPNFPKVRALADQPDIWCTVGAHPHEAKDHTDLTTAQLVALAADPRVVGIGETGLDFHYDLSPREIQADVFRQHIAAARETGLPLVVHTREADAVMGDMLEEAYGRAPFRLLMHCYTSGAELAARMAAIGAWFSVSGIATFKAAEDVREIIADMPADRIIVETDCPYLAPVPHRGRRNEPAYLAPIVHKLAEIRGWTPEAAERRTEDAFFDLFDRIPRP
- a CDS encoding DNA polymerase III subunit delta', coding for MAEDHPRLTFTLQGHEIAETAFEDARERGRLHHAWLLTGPEGVGKATFAYRAARRLLGAPPEPSYGILGASPDHPVSRQIIAHSHPDILVLERIGEDGKPRKVIPVDEARKLSEFFSKSPATSPHRVAIIDAADDLNVNAANAVLKTLEEPPSRGILLLVSHSPGRLLPTIRSRCRRLAFHALPEADVASFVQARTEANAEDAIRVSRMAGGAPGRAVALYAAGAVAIDDAAREILLNLPKVDEGMALALADRFRGGEGAQQFALLIERLAERVHGQLRRQAAEGFGGLDRWAAAWETLQRLPREVEAVNLDRADAFFSALTELRDAARA
- the tmk gene encoding dTMP kinase, coding for MARGRFITFEGGEGAGKSTQVRRLVERLRVAGHDVVATREPGGSTGAEAIRDLVLKGSADRWSPVTETLLMYAARRDHIERAIAPALERGAWVVCDRFFDSTRAYQGGAGGVAPGLIAALENHVVADVRPDLTLIFDLPVAVGLARAETHAAAAGHAETRFESKGAAFHERLRAAFQAIAAAEPDRCALIDAADTIEGVEAQVWAAVADRLAIHG
- a CDS encoding septal ring lytic transglycosylase RlpA family protein, translated to MTCIQIKARSLAMVLMGSAALAACATPQPRYSARMPTGGPIASGPSPGAQPNGAGGRYKVGAPYQVAGIWYVPKEEPTYDQQGIASWYGDEFHMKPTANGEVFDMNAVSAAHTTLPLPSMVEVTNLDNGKKMTVRVNDRGPFVGGRVIDLSREAARQLGFDRQGTANVRVRYAGPAELGPPDAGLRHASYDGSPPPSSTLPAAPIPYSGLTPTAVASAPLAPIAAVQPVKTVPATAGVYRVQAGAFAEAANAQRVADQLAGAGPATIEPVQRADGVTLYRVMLAGGADEGAAWSLRDRVASYGFAEARVVRPF